The Macaca nemestrina isolate mMacNem1 chromosome 17, mMacNem.hap1, whole genome shotgun sequence genome contains the following window.
tcactctgtcaccgaggctggagtgcagtggcgcaatctcagctcactgcaagctccgcctcccgggttcacaccattctcctgcctcagcctcccaagtagctgggactacaggcgcccgccaccacgcccggctaatttttttgtatttcagtagagacggggtttcaccgtgttaaccagaatggtctcaatctcctgaccttgtgatccacccacctcggcttcccaaagtgctgggattacaggtgtgagccaccacgcccagctgtcctttcttttttgtaattatGAAGGAGAACCTTTTCTAAACTTGCCCAAATAATGCCACAAGTTTCAGAACACAGAAATACcatggaggttttttttttaaaaaaaaaaaaaaaaaaaaaaggcaagtgcCAAATTCAAGCAAAAATAATTACTTCACTCCATCTGTCAGGGTTGATATTTCAGGTCTTTGTGCTATTAATTAAATACAGCTTGTCGTTTTATACTTTGatgtaattttttcatttagGCACAtctgtgaattttatttattgattggtGTGACAGTATTTAAAAGTCTCCAGTTTATTGATAGGATTGAAATAAGCCCTAATTTATGGGCTCCTCCATCAGCCAAGAGAGAGAAACCATACAGTTATGTAAACAGGGAAAGTTGACTGTCAAGAATTGTTAACTGTAACAGGATTAGAATAATGAGGGATTGACTAGTCAGAGTAAAGAAAGCCTTAGAGGATTCAGGAATAGCAGATATAAGAAGGAgacccctgcccccagcctgaGGTGGAACATCCAGTGAGAGATCACAGCCATGGCTCACAGGGTGGCAGAGAAGTCACTGTGATGCTGTGTTGATGGAACTTGAAAGCAGTTCATGGGAAGGCATCTCACCAGAGGCACTGTGCTACAAAACCGCCTGTGCAGGGGTGGCGACATGGCTGGAGTGTGCCTGCAGGATCCTGCCAGGGAACTCTCTAGCCAGGAGGCAGAACTCTTCTCCTGCTGTGTCTCTCTAGTGCCCTGTACTGAAAAGGTTGAGCGTCATGCCAGCTGGCAAAGGAAAAATAGTTAAAGGTCACAGATCCATTTTCACAGAGCAGGCAAAAAGCAGAGTTTGGCACTGAGAGGCAATATAAATCTCCACCTCCAAACTCCTTAGTAGTTTTTTTGGGAAAAGCATTGTGCTTATCAGTGGTTACAGAATACGTGTTCCTAGGATTTCTTGCAAACAATGAAATCCTGAGCATTATTAATAACCACTCTGTAACACATAGGCCAGGATGTACCAGCAAGGACTACTGTATCTGAGAGACTGGTTGGagattttcttctgttattttagCACATTTaaagtacacacatacacacacacacacacacacatcattatATAATTTACTGTGAAAGTGGAATGCTGCTTCTCCGCCATCGTGGTGTGTTCTTGCCTCCACTTCTCGCCATGTCTTCTCACAAGACTTTCAGGATTAAGCGATTCCTggccaagaaacaaaagcaaaatcgtCCCATTCCCCAGTGGAttcggatgaaaactggaaataaaataagGTACAACTCCAAAAGGAGACACTGGAGAAGAACCAAGCTGGGTCTATAAGGAATTGCACATGAGATGGCACATATATTTGTGCTGTCTGAAGGTCACGATCACATTACCGTATCAAACTGAAAATGTCACCACTCTCTGGAGAGTTCGACGTATTTTCCTCTCTGAATCTATTATGAATGCGTTGGTTGGCTGGGTTCAGTAATAAATATGTGAGGCctttcatttcaaagaaaaaaaaaagtggaatgcTATTAAAATTACACTCATTTTCTGACTTAATTTGAGGTGACTTTAAactcagaaatgaagaaaaggttTTCACAACATGGTACTTAAAACTCCCATACTTCTagcgtgggcaacacagcaagacaccatctccacaaaaaatttaaaaattagccaggcgtggtgatgtgcacctgtagtcccagctacacaggattctgaggtgagagggttgcttgagcccgggagttcgatgctgcagcgagctatgatcacacccctgcactttaacctgggagaaagagcgagacgctgtctcacaAATAGCAATCCTCCCATATTTGTAATGGACATATTAATATAGCAACGCTAAAGTTAGTGGTAAAGTGTTTACTGAACCTACTTAAAGACAAATCATAATCAAATAATGCTGCAGCCAGTCAGTGCTGACTGAGTAAGCCTAGGTTTAAATAAATAGATTGTTGATAAACTGCATTATCAGGATTTCTTGGTTACAGACAGTGGGAAGCAACTGTACAaatttaagggggaaaaaaggaggaaCATTTGGAAGGATGTGATAACAGATGACAAAATTGAAGGACAAGCTGAAAAACTAGGACACAACCCGTGCAGCCTAGAGAATCCAGGTAGCAGGCACTGATGGCAGGTTTTGTAGGGCACAGTCAGTGCAGTGAATCCACTCCAGCTGTCTGCCACTTCAATTCAGAGTTCCTATTCCAAGATGTGTCTTGATTAGCCTAGTATGAGTCTCATGCCCACCCCTTGGTCAGGGGAGGGCAAGGCACTGAGATACCAGGCTGCAAAAACAGCTTATTCCTGGACTCAAAGGGCATACCTCACGGACACTTagtttttctctccatttcttaGTTCCCTTCTTTGGTGTTGGCTTCATTTGGTTACAGTAACTTCCAGCCCTCTGATTCTGTTTGGTTCACATCCAGTGTCATCCCTGAATCTGAGCACCGTGGCCCAGGGGACGCTGTGCCCTTCTATTAGTCAGACACAAAATGCATCCCTGGAGCCACGGCCCCTAAGTCCACAGATTGTGGGTGAGAGGAAAATCAGGATACAGATACCaatgggaggaggaaaggaggaaaggaagctGAGTGGCGAAGTAACAGACAGTTCATCAACCTTATTTCACAGAGACAGCCAACCAAAATGAGAAGCATTACTTGTTCTGTGACAAAAAACCAAATGGAAGAAGATAATATAGAAAGACATTGGTGAAACAAGGAGGTGGAATACCTATGTCAGTGGCTAGACAAGAAGCACCGTAAGATGTTTAAAAGGTGAGAGGCAAGAGACGCTGTTTCTTAAGAAGTTCGGTCAGTTCAGGCTGCAGTAACTCCATACTGGGCTGCTGGGCTTTGTCTTGTTTCATTTTAGCCATGATAGTGAGTCCCGATAATTAAATCTGGGCTGAAATCTGTATTaactctaaaatgaaaataatatcagGATTCCTTTGAAATACCTGAGACCAACTGATTTTGTCATACCTCTCTTTGATCTCCGTGATTCTTCACCATCCTTCCAAAGTATATGTCCCTGCTGTCATCTCTTCCTAACTAGTAATCAAATCCCAGTGCTGCTCTGAAGTTTCCTCATCCTTTTCTCCAGATCTTTCCCCCGAGCCTTATGGTGCATGGTCCTCTGGTTAACAAAGACCTTTATCTTTAGCCCTGCGCCCTCCTCAATGCCCCCAACACATACTGTCTTCACTTCGTTGAAACCACTTCTCATCAGGCCGGGAATCAGGGTGGAGGGAAGACATGAGGGAAGGATTCAATATTCTCCTGAACCCTTCCCACCATaaccatttataatttttttaaattttgttttctgtcattccttttattcactttttaaagtttacttgTAGTACCATTCACTCTCTGGTGTACAGTTAACGTGAGTTTTAACAAATGCATACAACCATATAACCATCATCATGTGAAGATGCAGAATAATTCCGTCGCCCAACAGAACAACTCCCTTGCACTGCCCCTTTGTAGCCAGTCCCTTCCTCCCGCCGATAATTGCTGGTCTATTTTCAGTTCCtacaattttgccttttccagactatTATATAAATGGacccaaggccgggcgcggtggctcaagcctgtaatcccagcactttgggaggccgagacgggcggatcacgaggtcaggagatcgagaccatcctggctaacccggtgaaaccccgtctctactaaaaatacaaaaacttagccgggcgaggtggcaggcgcctgtagtcccagctactcgggaggctgaggcaggagaatggcgtgaacccgggaggcggagtttgcagtgagctgagatccggccactgcactccagcctgggtgacagagtgagactccgtctcaataaataaataaataaataaataaatggacccTACGCAACATAGCCTTTTGAGTTTGGCTGCTTACATTTAGTATCTGTTATATCCAAGTATAGTTTTCTTTGAGTTTATCTTGTTTGGTATTCACAGAGCtttttgaatttataaatttatgtattttttttcttcactgatGTTCCTTCTCCACCTCTGGGCCTCCAGTGACATGAATGTTGGGTCTTTTAGTATTATCCCTCAGGTCCccgaggctctgttcatttttttagtctctttgttttccagattcagtaatttttatttctctattaagTTGACATACTCTTTCCTCTTTCATGTCCATTCTTCTCTTGAGCCTATccaattatgttttaaattcagatattttagttttttagttctaaatttttatttgtttactcaAGTGTATTTATCTTTATTTGCCTCCTGGAGCATAGTTATAATAACTGCTTTGAAACCAttgtctgataattccaaaacTTGGGTCGTCTGGCCATTGACGTCTGTTGTCTTTTGCCCTGATAGTTGGCTACAAAGTCTGGTTCTTTGTATGAGGAGATATTTGTATGAGGAGATATTTTGGACTTTATCCTGGACGTTTTGAATATGCCATATAGACTCTTAGTACTATCAGACTCCTCTAGAAAATGCTGGTttgttgtattgtttttgttttagtaggcAGTCAGCCTGGGTGGGTTCAAGGCTTCTAATGTCAGCTCAGTACTAGGCTCTCACTATGCTGCTTTGGACCTGGCCCACATGTAGGAGTTAGTCTGAGGCTTGGGGGAGGGGGGTGTTGTCATCGTAGTTCATATCTCACAGCCTTTGTTCTGCTGTTTTGGGTCTGTCGCATAAATGCATAACTCAAAGGTAAGCCCAAAATGGTGAAGGTCTGTACACAGAATTGGGGGATTCCCTTTTCTAGCTGATTTCTCTCTGGGATCCCTGACTCTCCTGGGATACGTCCAGCTCACGGGTGCTCCTTTTTTTAGTCCTCTGCTGagaaagatggggtttctctctATTGTAGGTGTCAGTACCAGGCACATAGCAGGTAGTCAAATACATGTTGAATAAATTAAGACCTTAACTATTTCTATGACAAGTGCATAGCATACCATTTCCATcccttctctttttaattttgtctgATAACATTTTACCAGCCCTTCCTAACATAAACAGTGAAAGGAAATTCTAATAGAATTAGTCAGTTTCAAAATAGTGgcatgtaacacacacacactctctctccttctcccacaCACAAATTAGTGAATATTTTGATGACATGACATTGAAGTCTAGCCAGTATAACTTCAGAGTATATAGGCAATGGTGTTCTTTGTAGGTGAAACTAAGGATGAGAAACATCATTTACAATGTCTGATAACTAAACCTCAAAGACAAAAATAGGCCCCTGCCCTCTTTtattgaattttcttcttttacaaatATAGGAAGTAATCAACTAACAAAAAGACTGGTAATTTGTAACATTTTTCATCCAGAATAGTTTTGCATGAGGTGACTGGATTCCCAGTCTACCTATATAATTTCACCTTTTGAatcattatttctctttctccatcaGACCCTCTGAAACAAAAGTAAATCATTGTTTCTCTGGGAAAATCTACAGTTTAACTAGAAACACCAAAATGATACCCACAGAGGCCCATTTGTGGGAAATCTTCTTCTCACCCCTTCCTCCTCCTAGTTGCCTCCAAAATATGAGTGTTGCTCCTTTTTCTACCCAGAGCCTCCTAATCTTGTGTTTGCTAAATTACttgagaataaaagaaacaaatggaaaacccaTGTTATTAAAAAACGTTTTCTTCCTAATAAAACTCAGTACAGAGGGATCCATTATAGTATGCCTCACCATATGAGATATAGTAATTTATATCCAATTTGGCCCTTCAGACTTGCTCGGGGCCCAGCAGTTGAGCCCATATCAGATTTCCTCCTTACCTAGTTCCCATTGCTCCTGAAACATAAGCTGAAACACCAATCGAAGGGATGCTGTTCTCTTCAGCAGAGCTGGGTAGGGCAGTTGGAGTTCTTTGCAGTGGCAGTAAACTGGAAAGGAAGTGAATATGTATGAATAGAAGAATGACTGAATAATATGATAACATTTGCCCCATGGTACATTATGGAGCCATTAGAAATAACAGATTGGACCTCTCagtagggggagggagagagaagggagatcCTCCTTCCCTGCAAGTATTGAATGAGAACAGCAAGATGCAAAAAAGTTTCTATAACATAATCCCAGTTATGCCAACAATGATCcaataaaatgtttgtaaaaatgTATAAGTATTTATGTTTTCATACAGTTACACGAGCAGGGACAAAAACGGAAAGATATGAATGAGGTGGTTTTAATGTGGGTCATCATGGGGAGGAGATATTTGACATGGATATGGAAGGGGGAGAAAGAGTGGGTAAGGGATGCCAAGCATGTCAGCAACAGGAAAGCAAATATTGTCCTGGGGGGAAAAGCACGA
Protein-coding sequences here:
- the LOC105469232 gene encoding large ribosomal subunit protein eL39, giving the protein MLLLRHRGVFLPPLLAMSSHKTFRIKRFLAKKQKQNRPIPQWIRMKTGNKIRYNSKRRHWRRTKLGL